One stretch of Helicobacter suis HS1 DNA includes these proteins:
- a CDS encoding TrbC/VirB2 family protein translates to MYILLPYTLQASAWKEKFEKIVNFVSNDFMKTIGAIIVIGVAVYALKNMDRLGEIAWKCVTIILATVSVVYAKDIANWLF, encoded by the coding sequence ATGTATATCTTGTTGCCATATACACTCCAAGCCTCAGCTTGGAAGGAAAAATTTGAAAAAATCGTTAACTTTGTCAGTAACGATTTTATGAAAACAATAGGAGCAATTATTGTCATTGGAGTGGCTGTATATGCATTAAAGAATATGGATAGATTAGGAGAGATTGCATGGAAGTGCGTTACGATCATCCTTGCTACCGTTAGCGTCGTTTACGCCAAAGACATTGCCAATTGGCTATTTTAG
- a CDS encoding DNA adenine methylase: protein MKKPYRNQMKIVIKATPKTLFETQKPPLTLRSPLFYVGDKYKLMPQLKPLFPAHIKRFIEPFVGGGSSFLNTPAKEYLLNDINPYLINLHQSLITQDFNNFLNSMLTKIQAYGLSCSFIGHLPPLPLRQDHKKTYFAKYNKNAYKRLRADFNAHKQDMRSLYLLLIYGFNHMLRFNSKGDFNLPVGNVDFNRNVVGALKAYFERTKTQKLLFSCLDFRDFLGKIAFQKGDFVYCDPPYLISGSEYNKLWSIEQEKNLYAILRALDAKGVAWGFSNLATHKRQENPLLLAFAKNYKIFEIQSNYITKSLKSKAITSVLKIIANV from the coding sequence ATAAAAAAGCCCTATAGGAATCAGATGAAAATCGTTATAAAAGCCACACCAAAAACCCTATTTGAAACCCAAAAACCCCCTTTAACCTTACGCTCTCCGCTTTTTTATGTGGGTGATAAATATAAACTAATGCCCCAGCTAAAGCCTTTATTCCCAGCTCATATTAAAAGATTTATTGAACCCTTTGTAGGCGGAGGGAGTTCGTTTTTAAACACACCAGCCAAAGAATACCTACTTAACGATATAAACCCCTATCTCATTAACCTCCACCAGTCCCTAATCACTCAAGATTTTAACAATTTTCTAAACTCAATGCTTACAAAAATCCAAGCCTATGGGCTTTCTTGCTCTTTTATAGGCCATCTCCCCCCACTCCCTCTGCGTCAAGATCACAAAAAAACCTACTTTGCAAAATATAACAAAAATGCCTACAAGCGATTGCGGGCAGATTTCAACGCTCACAAACAAGACATGCGCTCTCTTTACTTACTCTTGATCTATGGCTTTAACCACATGCTACGCTTTAACTCTAAAGGGGATTTTAACTTGCCCGTTGGCAATGTGGATTTTAACCGCAATGTTGTGGGGGCTTTAAAAGCCTATTTTGAGCGCACCAAAACCCAAAAACTCCTATTCTCTTGTCTAGACTTTAGAGACTTTCTAGGGAAAATTGCGTTTCAAAAGGGGGATTTTGTATATTGCGACCCGCCCTATCTTATCAGTGGAAGCGAGTATAACAAGCTTTGGAGTATAGAACAAGAGAAAAATTTATATGCCATTTTGCGGGCTTTGGATGCTAAGGGTGTGGCGTGGGGATTTTCAAACCTAGCCACACATAAGAGGCAAGAAAACCCACTATTACTCGCATTTGCAAAAAATTACAAAATCTTTGAAATCCAAAGCAATTACATCACAAAATCTTTGAAATCCAAAGCAATTACATCAGTTTTAAAGATAATAGCAAATGTCTAA
- a CDS encoding AlwI family type II restriction endonuclease → MSKKPKYKILSFSTTMRNPKRIGAFLEVLSRFENYPLTHAVIIRIVATLIKEKLYETEYERRTYKEKLKNDSEFSDAQIQEIITNSPQKHKEAGFERGWESRFDTWYKLSKEFGFCYYRMGKPILISKTGHMLIKAINTEGENGARVANIFLNALIKYQRNNPFRCVRNDNAPLPLLLNTMHTLKEQIGDSKIHTQEIPFLLCWKDNDHKALANYILDFRYTNPHFQYSDDLIYEKALELLESSMKKP, encoded by the coding sequence ATGTCTAAAAAACCCAAATATAAAATCCTATCCTTCAGCACAACCATGCGCAACCCCAAGCGTATTGGAGCGTTTTTAGAAGTACTTTCTAGATTTGAAAATTACCCTCTAACACATGCCGTGATTATAAGGATTGTTGCTACTTTGATTAAGGAAAAGCTTTATGAAACCGAGTATGAAAGACGCACTTATAAAGAGAAACTAAAAAATGACTCAGAATTTAGCGATGCCCAAATCCAAGAGATCATCACAAATTCGCCCCAAAAACACAAAGAAGCGGGCTTTGAGCGTGGATGGGAAAGCCGTTTTGACACTTGGTATAAACTCTCAAAAGAATTTGGCTTTTGTTACTATAGAATGGGTAAGCCAATTTTGATCTCTAAAACGGGGCATATGCTTATTAAAGCCATAAACACAGAAGGGGAAAATGGAGCTAGAGTTGCAAACATTTTCTTAAACGCACTAATTAAATACCAACGAAATAATCCCTTTAGGTGTGTGCGCAATGACAACGCTCCTCTGCCCTTGCTATTAAACACCATGCACACTCTTAAAGAACAAATAGGGGATTCTAAAATCCACACTCAAGAAATCCCCTTTTTGCTATGTTGGAAAGACAACGACCATAAGGCATTAGCAAACTATATACTAGACTTCAGATACACAAACCCACATTTTCAATACAGCGATGATCTTATCTATGAAAAAGCCCTAGAGCTCTTAGAGAGTTCTATGAAAAAGCCCTAG
- a CDS encoding AlwI family type II restriction endonuclease, giving the protein MTQLITLRGGGFFIDLNQHYTNYPKHGDNASYFAYMGTIDSYILDIPPSVDNTTRESIKIQALNHFAKTYTQEQIFSELKILATKKASKDTLLKNIPEPTRLEFLTSIALKKIYRDLEVLPNYSVDDEGLPTSHASGGKPDIICDDSSSHAITEVSLLCGRAQLSNELIPIARHLDEESKQHKDKHNFALFIAPTIHGDCQRYARFAKQDENLEICNLDINSFIKKLKNTTHIAELLYV; this is encoded by the coding sequence ATGACACAGCTCATTACATTGAGGGGTGGGGGATTCTTCATTGACCTTAATCAGCACTATACCAACTATCCTAAGCACGGCGATAATGCATCTTATTTTGCCTACATGGGGACAATTGATAGCTACATTTTAGACATCCCTCCTAGTGTGGATAACACCACAAGAGAGAGCATCAAGATCCAAGCTCTAAACCATTTTGCCAAAACTTACACGCAAGAGCAAATCTTTAGCGAATTAAAAATCCTTGCTACTAAAAAAGCGAGCAAAGACACACTTTTAAAAAATATTCCTGAGCCGACACGGCTTGAGTTTCTTACAAGTATTGCCTTAAAGAAAATTTATAGAGATTTGGAAGTTTTGCCAAATTACAGTGTTGATGATGAGGGGCTACCTACAAGCCATGCAAGTGGAGGCAAACCCGATATTATTTGTGATGATTCTAGTTCTCATGCTATCACAGAAGTAAGCTTATTATGTGGACGGGCACAACTTTCTAACGAACTCATCCCCATTGCAAGGCACTTAGATGAGGAAAGCAAGCAACATAAAGATAAACACAACTTCGCCCTTTTTATTGCCCCTACAATCCATGGCGATTGCCAAAGATACGCTAGATTTGCCAAGCAAGATGAAAACCTAGAGATTTGTAACCTAGACATCAATAGCTTTATTAAAAAACTTAAAAATACAACTCATATTGCTGAGCTCTTGTATGTTTAA